From the genome of Bubalus bubalis isolate 160015118507 breed Murrah chromosome 2, NDDB_SH_1, whole genome shotgun sequence, one region includes:
- the SERPINB1 gene encoding leukocyte elastase inhibitor isoform X1, with product MGTRPLLTSDSEPQNEGHPVSLLEFASLVGSLTMEQLSAANTRFAVDLFLALTEHNPAGNIFISPFSISSALAMVFLGARGETAAQMSKALHFEGVEIHSGFQNLNAAINKRCAPYTLKLANRLFGEKSYDFLPEFLASTQRMYSAELASVDFLRASEEARKTINEWVKGQTGGKIPELLASGMVDSLTKLVLVNAIYFKGKWQEKFMVEATKDAPFRLNKKETKTVKMMYQKKKFPFGYIKDLKCRVLELPYEGKDLSMVILLPDDIQDEATGLKKIEQQLTLEKLREWTQPESLDLLEVRVQLPRFKLEESYDLNEPLARLGARDLFSSKADLSGMSGARDLFISKVVHKSVVDVNEEGTEAAATTGVITEFAMLMPEEEFVADHPFIFFIQHKPSSHILFLGRLSSP from the exons ATGGGGACAAGACCTCTCCTGACATCGGACAGTGAACCCCAAAACGAGGGTCATCCTGTCTCCTTGCTGGAATTTGCTTCATTGGTTGGCAG CCTCACCATGGAGCAGCTGAGCGCAGCGAACACCCGCTTCGCCGTGGACCTGTTCCTCGCCCTGACCGAGCACAATCCTGCCGGAAACATCTTCATCTCCCCCTTCAGCATCTCGTCAGCGCTGGCCATGGTCTTTCTGGGGGCCAGAGGCGAGACCGCGGCGCAAATGTCCAAG gcTCTCCATTTCGAAGGAGTTGAGATTCATTCGGGATTTCAGAATCTGAATGCTGCTATCAACAAGCGTTGTGCTCCCTACACCCTGAAACTCGCCAACAGGTTATTTGGAGAGAAGAGCTATGATTTCCTCCCT GAGTTCTTAGCTTCAACGCAGAGAATGTACAGTGCTGAGCTGGCCAGTGTGGATTTTCTGCGGGCCTCCGAGGAAGCGAGAAAGACCATAAACGAGTGGGTCAAAGGGCAGACGGGAG GGAAAATTCCGGAGCTGTTGGCCTCAGGTATGGTTGACAGCTTGACGAAGCTGGTGCTGGTGAATGCCATCTATTTCAAAGGGAAGTGGCAGGAGAAGTTCATGGTGGAGGCCACCAAGGATGCGCCTTTCAGACTGAATAAG AAAGAAACGAAAACGGTGAAGATGATGTATCAGAAGAAGAAGTTTCCCTTTGGCTACATCAAGGACCTTAAGTGCCGGGTGCTGGAGCTGCCCTACGAGGGCAAGGACCTCAGTATGGTCATCCTGCTGCCGGACGACATCCAGGACGAGGCCACGGGGCTGAAGAAG ATTGAGCAACAGCTGACTCTGGAGAAGCTGCGGGAGTGGACCCAACCCGAGAGCCTAGACCTCCTTGAGGTCAGGGTCCAGCTGCCTAGGTTCAAGCTGGAGGAGAGTTACGACCTCAACGAGCCCCTGGCCCGCCTGGGTGCACGGGATCTCTTCAGCAGCAAGGCGGACCTGTCCGGCATGTCGGGGGCCAGGGACCTCTTCATATCCAAGGTGGTCCATAAGTCCGTCGTGGACGTGAACGAGGAGGGCACGGAGGCGGCGGCCACCACGGGAGTCATCACCGAGTTCGCCATGCTGATGCCAGAGGAGGAGTTCGTTGCCGACCACCctttcatcttcttcatccaGCACAAGCCCTCCTCGCACATCCTGTTTCTAGGCAGGCTTTCCTCCCCATAG
- the SERPINB1 gene encoding leukocyte elastase inhibitor isoform X2, producing MEQLSAANTRFAVDLFLALTEHNPAGNIFISPFSISSALAMVFLGARGETAAQMSKALHFEGVEIHSGFQNLNAAINKRCAPYTLKLANRLFGEKSYDFLPEFLASTQRMYSAELASVDFLRASEEARKTINEWVKGQTGGKIPELLASGMVDSLTKLVLVNAIYFKGKWQEKFMVEATKDAPFRLNKKETKTVKMMYQKKKFPFGYIKDLKCRVLELPYEGKDLSMVILLPDDIQDEATGLKKIEQQLTLEKLREWTQPESLDLLEVRVQLPRFKLEESYDLNEPLARLGARDLFSSKADLSGMSGARDLFISKVVHKSVVDVNEEGTEAAATTGVITEFAMLMPEEEFVADHPFIFFIQHKPSSHILFLGRLSSP from the exons ATGGAGCAGCTGAGCGCAGCGAACACCCGCTTCGCCGTGGACCTGTTCCTCGCCCTGACCGAGCACAATCCTGCCGGAAACATCTTCATCTCCCCCTTCAGCATCTCGTCAGCGCTGGCCATGGTCTTTCTGGGGGCCAGAGGCGAGACCGCGGCGCAAATGTCCAAG gcTCTCCATTTCGAAGGAGTTGAGATTCATTCGGGATTTCAGAATCTGAATGCTGCTATCAACAAGCGTTGTGCTCCCTACACCCTGAAACTCGCCAACAGGTTATTTGGAGAGAAGAGCTATGATTTCCTCCCT GAGTTCTTAGCTTCAACGCAGAGAATGTACAGTGCTGAGCTGGCCAGTGTGGATTTTCTGCGGGCCTCCGAGGAAGCGAGAAAGACCATAAACGAGTGGGTCAAAGGGCAGACGGGAG GGAAAATTCCGGAGCTGTTGGCCTCAGGTATGGTTGACAGCTTGACGAAGCTGGTGCTGGTGAATGCCATCTATTTCAAAGGGAAGTGGCAGGAGAAGTTCATGGTGGAGGCCACCAAGGATGCGCCTTTCAGACTGAATAAG AAAGAAACGAAAACGGTGAAGATGATGTATCAGAAGAAGAAGTTTCCCTTTGGCTACATCAAGGACCTTAAGTGCCGGGTGCTGGAGCTGCCCTACGAGGGCAAGGACCTCAGTATGGTCATCCTGCTGCCGGACGACATCCAGGACGAGGCCACGGGGCTGAAGAAG ATTGAGCAACAGCTGACTCTGGAGAAGCTGCGGGAGTGGACCCAACCCGAGAGCCTAGACCTCCTTGAGGTCAGGGTCCAGCTGCCTAGGTTCAAGCTGGAGGAGAGTTACGACCTCAACGAGCCCCTGGCCCGCCTGGGTGCACGGGATCTCTTCAGCAGCAAGGCGGACCTGTCCGGCATGTCGGGGGCCAGGGACCTCTTCATATCCAAGGTGGTCCATAAGTCCGTCGTGGACGTGAACGAGGAGGGCACGGAGGCGGCGGCCACCACGGGAGTCATCACCGAGTTCGCCATGCTGATGCCAGAGGAGGAGTTCGTTGCCGACCACCctttcatcttcttcatccaGCACAAGCCCTCCTCGCACATCCTGTTTCTAGGCAGGCTTTCCTCCCCATAG